A single region of the Cronobacter condimenti 1330 genome encodes:
- a CDS encoding glycoside hydrolase family 2 protein, with protein MKRLACGVLLLMSGAIEAKPAPELTVPLPVSWSLAGDWHAHDGNDAAFAGQQGPVRDWRTLRVPANWYTAGWDHQGVLWYRHEFTLPPLPKDTMTTLQFDGVDYYAEAWLNRQPLGKHEGYFQRFSYDISDKLQRHNKLTVRVDSPFEDPKTIWPLHKTMVKGVLNQHDTRPGGAWSPSGQDANSGGIWAPVRLHLSRGVTVDNLILRPDWQHGLDRPQLRVELVYRATTAREVDLTLRARPANFAGARFEQKQKVHLNATGATPQRLTFTLPMENAQLWWPDGYGFPHLYRVSAVFHDNQGVMEQIASRTGLRQIIEQPDNKGWVLNGKRIFIKGSNYIGSPWLSEMTEEKYRRDIQLVLDMNANAIRVHGHVAGRPLYRMADEMGLMIWQDVPLQWGYNDSAEFAENAARQSLEMTEQIGNSPAIIAWGGHNEPPWNSPWMEKRFPDWHKDLNRVLTARVADALAKDDSRIVHRFSAVEEHYWQGWYFGVMTDVLQPAKTGIITEFGAQALPKRATLETIIPADKRWPASTRPDDPDWTVWKYHNFQPFQTFGFAKIPRGDNLDEFIHNTQKYQADLVGMAAESYRRQRYQPVTALFHFMFVETWPSINWGVVDYLRQPKAGYYALQRAYQPLLPSIEPVTLSWRANTPGVVKLWAVNDGFSACDRCTLRWRVKMPGKTEQQESKPMTLPPDSGRQVAQLTFTPSAPGALRIEYEILDSQGKTVGRNFYETTVAP; from the coding sequence ATGAAACGTCTGGCCTGTGGCGTATTACTGCTGATGAGCGGCGCGATTGAGGCGAAACCCGCCCCTGAGCTTACGGTGCCGTTACCGGTGAGCTGGTCGCTTGCGGGCGACTGGCACGCGCACGACGGCAACGATGCCGCATTTGCGGGACAGCAAGGCCCGGTGCGCGACTGGCGCACGCTGCGTGTGCCGGCGAACTGGTATACGGCAGGCTGGGATCATCAGGGCGTGCTCTGGTACCGTCACGAGTTTACCCTTCCGCCGCTCCCGAAGGACACCATGACGACGCTGCAGTTTGATGGCGTCGATTACTACGCTGAGGCCTGGCTTAACCGTCAGCCCCTTGGAAAACATGAGGGTTATTTCCAGCGCTTCTCGTATGACATCAGCGATAAGTTACAACGTCACAATAAGCTCACGGTGCGCGTTGACAGCCCTTTTGAAGATCCAAAAACGATCTGGCCGCTACATAAAACAATGGTGAAAGGTGTGCTGAATCAGCACGATACCCGCCCCGGCGGCGCGTGGTCGCCGAGTGGGCAGGATGCCAACTCAGGCGGGATCTGGGCGCCAGTACGGCTGCATTTAAGCCGCGGGGTCACAGTCGATAACCTTATCTTGCGCCCTGACTGGCAGCACGGGCTTGATAGACCGCAGCTGCGCGTTGAACTGGTTTACCGCGCGACCACCGCGCGCGAGGTGGATCTTACCTTGCGTGCCCGCCCCGCTAATTTTGCAGGAGCGCGCTTTGAGCAAAAGCAGAAAGTACACCTTAACGCCACCGGCGCAACGCCGCAGCGGCTGACGTTTACCCTGCCGATGGAAAACGCGCAACTCTGGTGGCCTGACGGCTATGGCTTTCCCCATCTTTATCGCGTAAGCGCAGTCTTTCATGACAACCAGGGGGTAATGGAGCAGATAGCCAGCCGCACCGGGCTGCGTCAGATTATCGAACAGCCAGACAATAAAGGCTGGGTACTGAACGGCAAGCGGATTTTTATCAAAGGCAGCAACTACATTGGCTCGCCGTGGCTCAGCGAGATGACGGAAGAAAAATACCGTCGCGATATTCAACTGGTGCTGGACATGAATGCCAACGCCATTCGCGTGCACGGGCATGTGGCAGGCCGCCCGCTCTATCGTATGGCGGATGAGATGGGGCTGATGATCTGGCAGGACGTCCCGCTTCAGTGGGGCTATAACGACAGCGCGGAATTCGCCGAGAACGCTGCACGTCAGAGCCTGGAGATGACCGAGCAGATTGGCAATTCACCGGCCATTATCGCCTGGGGCGGTCATAACGAACCGCCGTGGAATTCACCGTGGATGGAAAAGCGCTTCCCGGACTGGCACAAGGATCTCAACCGCGTGCTGACGGCGCGTGTGGCAGACGCGCTGGCGAAAGATGACAGCCGTATCGTGCATCGTTTTTCAGCGGTGGAAGAACACTACTGGCAAGGCTGGTACTTCGGCGTCATGACGGATGTGTTGCAACCGGCAAAAACGGGCATCATTACGGAGTTTGGCGCTCAGGCGCTGCCAAAACGCGCAACGCTTGAGACGATTATCCCGGCCGACAAGCGCTGGCCCGCCTCAACCCGCCCGGATGACCCAGACTGGACCGTGTGGAAATACCATAACTTCCAGCCGTTCCAGACCTTCGGCTTTGCGAAGATCCCGCGCGGCGACAATCTGGATGAATTCATTCATAACACGCAGAAATATCAGGCCGATTTGGTCGGCATGGCGGCAGAGAGCTACCGTCGCCAGCGCTATCAGCCTGTCACCGCGCTGTTCCACTTTATGTTTGTCGAAACCTGGCCGTCAATTAACTGGGGCGTAGTGGATTATCTGCGCCAGCCAAAAGCGGGCTATTACGCCCTTCAGCGCGCCTATCAGCCGCTTTTGCCTTCCATCGAACCGGTGACGCTCTCCTGGCGCGCTAACACGCCTGGGGTGGTGAAATTATGGGCAGTAAACGATGGTTTTTCCGCCTGTGACAGGTGTACACTGCGCTGGCGCGTAAAAATGCCCGGTAAAACCGAGCAGCAAGAGAGCAAACCGATGACCCTTCCGCCTGACAGTGGTCGCCAGGTGGCACAACTGACGTTCACGCCCTCCGCCCCTGGCGCGCTGCGTATAGAATATGAAATCCTTGATTCGCAAGGCAAAACGGTTGGCCGAAATTTCTATGAAACCACCGTCGCGCCCTGA
- a CDS encoding DUF3131 domain-containing protein: MLKTVSRLLLILAILGLVMAWLLLRDDRAGWRWLTHGGWHTTARISTLTPQEREWAAIAWRYFENNTQEATGLVNGSDKRPVASLWQMGDALIALTAARELNLVDEKTFDARLTRLLGTLNRLPLTARQTPNRLYSTWTPTMVDFTGKPGVMGWSARDMARLMLALRLVAQYHPQYSEYLERVVMRWNFCPVIDKDGTLYAAQMQNGLLSPRDEIRLGESEYAAAGFSLWGFSPAKAWGPPSQNVIMYDRALPVDARDPRTTWQPSLITTLPYTLPGLEFGWEVPGVDREKINNLRERAKLVYLSQESRWQRENILTARADFSTSAAPWHASDTVWANGYAWNTLGDDGKEYPRLAQVSTKAVFSLWVLWDTPYTDALMQATRLMYDEKRGWYEGRVEATGDYNRSLTLSTNATVLEALFYKANGGPLLDSDAPAPGSYFSRRLSDVFNPLRQCLPGESRPEVRP, encoded by the coding sequence ATGCTTAAAACAGTAAGCCGTCTGCTGCTTATCCTCGCCATTCTGGGCCTGGTGATGGCCTGGCTGCTTTTGCGCGACGACCGTGCGGGCTGGCGCTGGCTTACACATGGCGGGTGGCATACCACGGCGCGCATCAGCACCCTTACGCCCCAGGAGCGCGAATGGGCCGCCATCGCCTGGCGTTATTTTGAGAACAACACCCAGGAAGCAACGGGGCTGGTGAACGGCAGCGACAAACGCCCTGTCGCCTCGCTCTGGCAGATGGGCGACGCGTTGATTGCCCTAACCGCCGCCCGCGAGCTGAACCTGGTGGATGAAAAAACCTTCGACGCCCGGCTGACGCGCCTGCTTGGTACGCTCAATCGCCTGCCGCTGACCGCCCGCCAGACGCCAAACCGGCTTTACTCCACCTGGACGCCCACCATGGTGGATTTCACCGGCAAGCCCGGCGTGATGGGCTGGTCGGCGCGCGACATGGCCCGCCTGATGCTGGCGCTGCGCCTTGTCGCGCAATATCACCCGCAGTACAGCGAATATCTTGAGCGGGTGGTGATGCGCTGGAATTTCTGCCCGGTCATCGATAAAGACGGCACACTGTATGCCGCGCAGATGCAAAACGGGCTACTGTCGCCGCGTGATGAAATCCGCCTTGGCGAAAGCGAATATGCCGCGGCGGGCTTCAGCCTGTGGGGGTTTAGCCCGGCGAAAGCCTGGGGGCCGCCGTCGCAGAACGTTATCATGTATGACCGCGCCTTACCGGTGGATGCCCGCGACCCGCGCACCACCTGGCAACCGTCGCTTATTACGACGCTGCCCTACACACTGCCCGGGCTCGAATTTGGCTGGGAGGTGCCGGGCGTCGATCGGGAGAAAATCAATAACCTGCGCGAGCGCGCAAAACTGGTGTACCTGAGCCAGGAGAGCCGCTGGCAACGGGAGAATATCCTCACCGCCCGCGCCGATTTCAGTACCAGCGCCGCGCCCTGGCACGCCTCGGACACCGTCTGGGCCAACGGTTATGCGTGGAATACGCTTGGCGATGACGGCAAAGAGTATCCGCGCCTGGCGCAGGTTTCGACCAAAGCCGTGTTTTCGCTCTGGGTGTTGTGGGACACGCCTTATACCGACGCCCTGATGCAGGCGACCCGGCTGATGTATGACGAAAAACGCGGCTGGTACGAAGGCCGCGTCGAGGCGACCGGCGACTATAACCGGTCGCTGACGCTCTCAACTAACGCCACCGTGCTGGAGGCGCTGTTCTATAAAGCGAACGGCGGCCCGTTGCTTGACAGCGATGCGCCCGCCCCCGGCAGCTATTTCAGCCGCCGTCTGAGCGACGTGTTTAACCCCCTGCGCCAGTGTTTGCCTGGCGAGAGCCGCCCGGAGGTTCGCCCATGA
- a CDS encoding DUF3131 domain-containing protein, with product MILKSLPLFIRLCACIFLLLGCAVTAQGRGQLPANDYPARHGELTAREMAMAKNAWQYFVVNYQPTTGLVNAVNQYPSTTMWDTGSYIGAMVAARELGIIDKAEFDRRMLKLLGTLNKLDLFRSQVPNKAYNTITAQKVNYLNKPGEIGFSALDIGRMLLWLKIIKERYPEYGNSVDNIVLGWDFTNVVDPCGTMYGSYLENNQPKYVQEGRLGYEEYGAAGYQLWGFNTCQANRPEPYALADIYCVLVPYDSRDPRRTSQHNYVVTESYLLYGLEMGWDTAKDRDDSPNTYTHPWMKDFADRVYQAQENRYTITGVMTARSEHQLDKSPYFVYDTVFSDGFNWNTITDKGQFVPQVAAVSLKAALGMWVLWDSPYTDRLFTTIENANDPKQGYYEGIYENGDGPINAFTGNNNGIMLEALLYKKQGKLLRFNTNDPKNKEYAPSLWEKKLVDLFEENNTRRNRPFLNMTPGIQNWCQQSGTAVRSKPTCQACQCATCNDDEPVKLPPVTATCLKQ from the coding sequence ATGATTCTGAAATCTTTACCCCTGTTTATTCGCCTCTGCGCCTGCATCTTCTTGCTCCTGGGCTGCGCAGTGACGGCGCAGGGTCGCGGTCAACTGCCCGCCAATGACTACCCGGCGCGGCATGGTGAGCTGACCGCGCGTGAAATGGCGATGGCGAAAAACGCCTGGCAATATTTCGTGGTGAACTACCAGCCCACCACGGGACTGGTGAACGCGGTCAACCAGTATCCTTCCACCACCATGTGGGATACCGGTTCTTATATCGGCGCGATGGTCGCTGCCCGTGAGCTTGGCATTATCGATAAAGCCGAATTCGACCGCCGGATGCTAAAGCTGCTCGGCACGCTGAATAAACTCGATCTCTTCCGCAGCCAGGTGCCAAACAAGGCGTACAACACGATTACCGCCCAGAAGGTGAACTACCTGAACAAGCCGGGTGAAATCGGCTTCTCGGCGCTGGATATCGGGCGCATGTTGCTGTGGCTGAAAATCATCAAAGAGCGTTACCCGGAATATGGCAACAGCGTCGATAACATCGTGCTGGGCTGGGATTTCACGAACGTAGTGGACCCCTGCGGCACGATGTATGGCTCGTATCTGGAAAATAATCAGCCGAAATATGTCCAGGAAGGCCGTCTGGGGTATGAAGAGTATGGCGCGGCAGGTTATCAGCTCTGGGGATTCAACACTTGTCAGGCGAACCGCCCGGAGCCGTATGCCCTGGCCGATATTTACTGCGTACTGGTGCCGTATGACTCGCGCGACCCTCGCCGGACCAGCCAGCACAACTATGTGGTGACGGAATCCTACCTGCTCTACGGCCTGGAGATGGGCTGGGACACCGCCAAAGATCGCGACGACAGCCCGAATACCTATACGCACCCGTGGATGAAGGATTTCGCTGACCGCGTGTATCAGGCGCAGGAGAACCGCTACACCATCACCGGGGTGATGACCGCCCGCTCCGAACATCAGCTCGATAAATCGCCGTACTTCGTTTACGACACCGTCTTTAGCGACGGCTTTAACTGGAACACGATTACCGATAAAGGCCAGTTCGTGCCGCAGGTTGCGGCGGTATCGCTCAAGGCTGCGCTCGGCATGTGGGTGTTGTGGGATTCACCCTACACCGACCGCCTCTTCACCACCATTGAGAACGCTAACGACCCGAAACAGGGCTATTACGAAGGCATCTATGAGAACGGCGACGGGCCGATTAACGCCTTCACCGGCAATAACAACGGCATCATGCTTGAAGCGCTGCTCTATAAAAAACAGGGCAAGCTGCTGCGCTTTAATACCAACGATCCGAAGAATAAAGAGTACGCGCCGTCGTTGTGGGAGAAAAAACTGGTCGATCTCTTTGAGGAGAACAACACCCGCCGCAACCGTCCGTTCCTGAATATGACGCCGGGTATTCAAAACTGGTGCCAGCAGAGCGGCACTGCGGTGCGCAGCAAACCGACCTGTCAGGCCTGCCAGTGCGCAACCTGTAACGATGACGAACCTGTGAAACTGCCACCGGTAACCGCGACATGCTTAAAACAGTAA
- a CDS encoding globin, whose protein sequence is MMLYRDLFDSSYSRLFPGDNKEPFFERFYTRFIHMTPETENHFAAVDPQTLRRFVYKSFFAMLMVDGVLMVPDFLERLARQRESNGVRLPPNFFAHWRRAILDTVAELDPDCDEEVLTAWAMTIAPGLEYMRRQAELNYQPGAQP, encoded by the coding sequence ATGATGCTCTATCGGGATCTTTTTGATTCAAGCTATAGCCGCCTCTTTCCCGGTGACAATAAAGAACCGTTTTTCGAGCGCTTTTATACCCGTTTTATTCATATGACGCCGGAAACGGAGAATCACTTTGCGGCGGTCGACCCACAAACGCTGCGTCGGTTTGTTTACAAGAGCTTCTTCGCGATGCTGATGGTCGATGGCGTTCTGATGGTGCCCGATTTTCTGGAGCGTCTGGCGCGTCAGCGGGAAAGCAACGGCGTGCGCCTGCCGCCGAATTTTTTTGCGCACTGGCGCCGGGCAATTCTCGATACCGTGGCCGAGCTTGATCCTGACTGTGATGAAGAGGTGCTGACCGCCTGGGCGATGACGATTGCGCCGGGGCTTGAATATATGCGCCGTCAGGCGGAGCTGAACTACCAGCCGGGAGCGCAGCCATGA
- a CDS encoding hybrid sensor histidine kinase/response regulator, with amino-acid sequence MNGHAFPDALDALPAALLFYDNEERLVAWNAQVSRFYPGVGAHLTPGVTLSALAAEFVNAGFHTDRRSRDALIASLLANCRQNNHCEVRQLHERRLFIQHQRTADGGIISLHTDITALDTVQSNRQLLHDDFLLAAESIHIGIWDWQITTDVLHLNDAFLNLLGEPRGQLQHNSRFLLSLIHPEDRDLLKSAMQRAGENQMPVFECEIRVQHRSGQWLWMLLSGQIIALTVTGQIERLIGTLQDITRRKEAELISREAANAARAANEAKSAFLANMSHEIRTPMNGILGMTQLCLDTDLNGEQREYLSLVMSSAQSLLHIIDDILDFSKIEAGKIVLHEEYVALRPFIQSLVRPLMPLASDKTIELLVDIDERVPDMLHVDVVRLRQVLTNLLSNALKFTHQGEILLAVAPGAQPDEWRFRVRDSGIGIPTEKQQVIFEAFSQADTSTTRRYGGTGLGLTISARLVAMMGGQLTVTSEPDQGSEFSFILPLQSAAQGVAEEQPPTHFNGERVLVVDDNATNRRLMQAMLNQLGLNPVCVSGATGALALLESDSDFPVIVLDAQMPEMDGISLALEISVLPQASRSKIIMLSSMSRDLDLSTLRRTGIAWYLNKPVDQQELARALGEALRPAPEKPAPAPAVVTPAHVWPETAPMRILLAEDNPVNQLLAVRLLEKLGHECVTVDNGLLALEHWRQGGWDMLLMDLQMPVMDGEAAIRALRQEEVVRGGHQVAIVMTAHAMQGDKERCLAMGFDGYLSKPVTLVALAEELSRFAPQSAPPPDGLPDSAQLLAAFDGDMGLLKELLGLFAEGFDEQAALLDAALASGDGEQAHRLAHKLRGEAATFGFEGLTTLLQEIETQEPGAAPTVRAAWREALATAQRRVREFLIQLLEG; translated from the coding sequence ATGAACGGCCACGCCTTCCCGGATGCGCTCGACGCGCTGCCCGCCGCCCTGCTGTTTTACGATAACGAGGAGCGTCTGGTTGCCTGGAATGCGCAGGTCAGCCGCTTTTATCCTGGTGTCGGTGCCCACCTTACACCCGGTGTCACGTTAAGCGCACTGGCGGCGGAGTTCGTTAATGCAGGCTTTCACACCGATCGCCGCAGCCGTGACGCGTTGATCGCCTCGCTACTGGCCAATTGCCGCCAGAATAACCACTGTGAAGTGCGCCAGTTGCATGAGCGGCGGCTTTTTATTCAGCATCAGCGCACCGCCGATGGCGGCATTATCAGCCTGCATACCGACATTACCGCGCTTGATACCGTGCAAAGCAACCGGCAACTGTTACATGACGATTTCCTGCTGGCGGCGGAATCTATTCATATCGGCATCTGGGACTGGCAAATCACGACTGACGTGCTGCACCTCAACGACGCCTTTCTTAACCTGCTCGGCGAGCCGCGCGGTCAGCTGCAACACAATAGCCGCTTTCTGTTATCGCTGATCCACCCGGAAGACAGGGATCTGTTGAAGAGTGCCATGCAGCGCGCCGGCGAAAACCAGATGCCGGTATTCGAATGTGAAATTCGCGTGCAACACCGCAGCGGACAATGGCTCTGGATGCTGCTTTCCGGGCAGATCATCGCGCTTACCGTCACCGGGCAGATTGAGCGGCTCATTGGCACGTTGCAGGACATCACCCGGCGTAAAGAGGCAGAGCTGATTTCGCGTGAGGCAGCCAATGCCGCGCGGGCGGCCAATGAAGCCAAAAGCGCGTTTCTTGCCAATATGAGCCATGAGATCCGCACCCCCATGAACGGGATCCTTGGCATGACGCAACTGTGTCTGGACACCGATTTAAACGGCGAACAGCGCGAGTACCTGTCGCTGGTCATGAGTTCGGCGCAGTCACTGCTGCATATCATCGATGACATCCTCGACTTTTCGAAAATCGAGGCCGGCAAAATTGTGCTGCATGAAGAATATGTGGCGCTGCGTCCCTTTATACAGTCGCTGGTACGCCCGCTGATGCCGCTTGCCAGTGATAAAACGATCGAACTGCTGGTCGATATCGACGAGCGCGTGCCGGACATGTTGCATGTTGATGTGGTGCGGCTGCGCCAGGTGCTGACCAACCTGCTTAGCAACGCGCTGAAATTTACGCACCAGGGCGAGATCCTGCTGGCGGTCGCCCCCGGCGCCCAGCCCGATGAATGGCGTTTTCGGGTGCGTGACAGCGGTATTGGCATTCCCACGGAAAAACAGCAGGTCATTTTTGAGGCATTCAGCCAGGCGGATACGTCCACCACGCGGCGCTACGGCGGTACCGGGCTGGGGCTGACCATTTCCGCGCGGCTGGTGGCGATGATGGGCGGCCAGCTTACGGTGACGAGCGAGCCGGATCAGGGCAGCGAATTTAGTTTTATTCTGCCTCTGCAAAGCGCGGCGCAGGGCGTGGCGGAAGAACAGCCGCCCACGCATTTTAATGGCGAGCGAGTGCTGGTGGTCGATGATAACGCCACCAACCGCCGCCTGATGCAGGCGATGCTAAACCAGCTTGGGCTGAACCCGGTTTGTGTCTCGGGGGCCACGGGCGCGCTGGCGCTGCTTGAGAGCGACAGCGATTTCCCGGTCATTGTGCTTGATGCCCAGATGCCGGAGATGGACGGCATTTCACTGGCGCTGGAAATTTCTGTGTTGCCCCAGGCGTCGCGCAGCAAAATCATCATGCTGAGCTCCATGAGCCGGGATCTTGATCTCTCGACGTTGCGTCGCACCGGCATTGCCTGGTACCTCAACAAACCGGTCGATCAGCAGGAGCTTGCGCGCGCGCTTGGCGAGGCGCTGCGCCCTGCACCGGAAAAACCCGCGCCCGCGCCGGCCGTTGTCACCCCTGCGCACGTATGGCCGGAAACGGCGCCGATGCGCATTCTGCTCGCGGAAGATAACCCGGTAAACCAGCTACTGGCCGTGCGCCTGCTGGAGAAGCTCGGCCATGAATGTGTGACGGTGGATAACGGTCTGCTGGCGCTGGAGCACTGGCGTCAGGGGGGCTGGGATATGTTGCTGATGGATTTGCAGATGCCGGTCATGGACGGCGAAGCGGCTATCCGCGCGCTGCGCCAGGAAGAGGTAGTGCGCGGCGGGCATCAGGTCGCGATTGTGATGACCGCCCACGCGATGCAGGGCGACAAAGAGCGTTGTCTGGCAATGGGGTTTGACGGCTATCTCTCAAAACCCGTGACCCTGGTGGCGCTCGCAGAAGAGTTGTCACGCTTCGCCCCGCAAAGCGCCCCGCCGCCCGACGGTCTGCCGGACAGCGCGCAACTGCTGGCGGCGTTTGATGGTGACATGGGGTTGCTTAAAGAGCTGCTCGGGCTGTTTGCCGAAGGGTTTGACGAGCAGGCGGCGCTGCTTGACGCCGCGCTTGCCAGTGGCGACGGCGAACAGGCGCATCGTCTGGCGCATAAACTGCGCGGCGAAGCGGCGACATTTGGCTTTGAAGGGCTGACAACGCTGCTTCAGGAGATAGAAACCCAGGAGCCAGGCGCGGCGCCAACAGTGCGTGCCGCGTGGCGTGAGGCGCTCGCCACCGCGCAGCGTCGGGTGCGTGAATTTCTGATCCAACTGCTGGAGGGGTGA
- a CDS encoding alpha,alpha-trehalase, translating into MFQQTTRLPFTEELAEKVRMDPESGELIPDARDVEPQPESIEGMPSPDALTPADRYLELFEHVQASRIFADSKTFPDCAPKTSPLTILMNYRQAKRLPGFDLRRFVEEHFYFPVINTNPYVSDPNRTLTEHIDNLWPILTRQPHEHLENSSLLPLPQAYIVPGGRFTETYYWDSYFTMLGLAESGRNDLLRCMADNFAWMIENYGHIPNGNRTYYLSRSQPPVFALMVELFEEDGVRGARRYLDHLMMEYAFWMDGAENLEPGQAWRHVVKMPDGVLLNRYWDDRDTPRDESWREDVETAKLSGRPANEVYRDLRAGAASGWDYSSRWLRDPDRLASIRTTHFLPVDLNAFLYKLETAIANIAQLKGIPATATVFRKKAIDRREACNRYLWDDEMGSYRDYDWRRGRLASFSAACVVPLYVGLASYAQADRISVNVRERLLSPGGILTTDVETEQQWDKPNGWAPLQWMAIQGFKNYGDDPLADIIANNWLRTVKRFYNENHKLIEKYHIADYSPRPGGGGEYPLQDGFGWTNGVTRRLIALYGEP; encoded by the coding sequence ATGTTTCAACAGACAACACGCTTACCTTTTACAGAGGAGTTAGCTGAGAAGGTGCGTATGGACCCTGAATCTGGCGAACTTATCCCGGATGCCCGCGATGTCGAGCCGCAGCCTGAATCCATTGAGGGGATGCCCTCCCCGGATGCGCTGACCCCCGCCGACCGCTATTTAGAGCTGTTTGAGCATGTCCAGGCCTCCCGTATTTTCGCAGACAGTAAAACGTTTCCGGATTGCGCGCCGAAGACGTCGCCGCTCACTATTTTGATGAATTATCGCCAGGCGAAACGCCTGCCGGGTTTCGATCTGCGCCGCTTTGTGGAAGAACACTTTTACTTTCCGGTCATTAACACAAACCCGTATGTCTCCGACCCTAACCGCACGCTGACGGAGCATATTGATAATCTCTGGCCTATCCTGACGCGCCAGCCGCATGAGCATCTGGAAAACTCCTCGCTGCTGCCGCTGCCTCAGGCTTATATCGTGCCGGGTGGGCGCTTTACCGAGACGTATTACTGGGACTCCTATTTCACCATGCTCGGCCTTGCCGAAAGCGGCCGTAACGATCTGCTGCGCTGTATGGCGGATAACTTTGCATGGATGATTGAGAACTACGGGCATATCCCGAACGGCAACCGCACTTACTATTTGAGCCGTTCGCAGCCGCCCGTGTTTGCGCTGATGGTCGAACTGTTCGAAGAGGACGGCGTGCGCGGCGCGCGGCGCTATCTTGATCATTTGATGATGGAATACGCCTTCTGGATGGACGGCGCGGAGAATCTTGAGCCGGGGCAAGCCTGGCGTCATGTGGTGAAAATGCCGGATGGCGTGCTGCTGAACCGTTACTGGGATGACCGCGACACGCCGCGCGATGAGTCCTGGCGTGAAGACGTCGAAACCGCGAAGTTGTCCGGACGCCCGGCGAATGAAGTCTACCGAGACCTGCGCGCAGGCGCGGCGTCCGGCTGGGACTACTCTTCCCGCTGGTTGCGCGACCCGGACCGTCTGGCCAGTATTCGCACCACCCATTTCCTGCCGGTGGATCTCAACGCGTTTCTCTACAAACTTGAAACCGCGATTGCGAATATTGCGCAGCTGAAAGGGATCCCGGCGACCGCCACCGTCTTTCGCAAAAAAGCGATTGATCGGCGCGAGGCGTGCAACCGTTATCTGTGGGATGACGAAATGGGCTCGTATCGCGATTATGACTGGCGTCGCGGGCGTCTGGCGTCGTTCTCCGCGGCCTGTGTGGTCCCGTTGTATGTGGGCCTTGCAAGCTATGCGCAGGCTGACCGGATATCAGTCAATGTGCGCGAGCGGCTGCTCTCTCCGGGCGGGATCCTGACGACCGATGTGGAAACCGAACAGCAGTGGGATAAACCTAACGGCTGGGCACCGCTTCAGTGGATGGCCATTCAGGGCTTTAAAAATTATGGCGACGATCCGCTGGCTGACATTATCGCCAATAACTGGTTGCGTACGGTGAAACGTTTCTACAACGAAAACCATAAGCTGATTGAAAAGTATCATATCGCGGACTACTCACCGCGCCCCGGCGGCGGTGGCGAATACCCGCTTCAGGACGGTTTCGGCTGGACTAACGGTGTGACGCGCCGTCTTATTGCGCTTTACGGCGAGCCGTAA